Proteins encoded in a region of the Pseudomonas sp. GOM7 genome:
- the algG gene encoding mannuronan 5-epimerase AlgG, translating to MQPNGLALPLLLSALCLTAPLAQANPEQQQFDYRVRSAPADELHMEAPKLPDLSGYTKEAVLAKIPHGAKGKVVVRRMLRQDALKDFTGGNERLREWIKRQQGMPQAIFIEGGLVTAQDLAKALPDSQFAEQAPGVYIARLPIVVAEGAALHIGQDTRELRLSQERGAFLINDGLMFITDTRVTAWREADNGPATFRDPKEFRPFLVSWGGSELYIASSVITSLGYDNSKSYGVSITQYTPNMHARLQRPEPTGWLIDSEFVDHWYGFYCYEAQNVVIKGNTYRDNIVYGIDPHDRSHGLIIAENEVFGTKKKHGIIISREVNDSWIINNQSYDNKLSGIVIDRNSVRNLIAHNRVHGNHSDGITLYESGDNLLWGNQVLGNQRHGIRIRNSENIRLYENVAALNQLTGVYGHIKDLSDTDRNLKLDPFDTKVSMIIVGGTLAGNGSSPINIDSPLSVELYRVKMLAPSKSTGIQLAGILGEKQDEILDLLLRKRQPVLIDPVGPAQMTN from the coding sequence ATGCAACCCAATGGCTTAGCCCTACCCCTGCTGCTCAGCGCACTGTGCCTCACGGCGCCGCTGGCCCAGGCCAACCCCGAGCAGCAACAGTTCGACTACCGCGTGCGCAGCGCCCCGGCCGACGAGCTGCACATGGAAGCGCCCAAGCTGCCGGATCTGTCCGGCTACACCAAGGAGGCCGTGCTGGCGAAGATCCCGCACGGCGCCAAAGGCAAGGTGGTGGTACGGCGCATGCTGCGCCAGGACGCCCTCAAGGACTTCACCGGCGGCAACGAGCGTCTGCGCGAATGGATCAAGCGCCAGCAGGGCATGCCCCAGGCGATCTTCATCGAAGGCGGCCTGGTCACCGCGCAGGATCTGGCCAAGGCCCTGCCCGACAGCCAGTTCGCCGAGCAGGCGCCGGGGGTGTACATCGCCCGCCTGCCCATAGTCGTGGCCGAGGGCGCGGCGCTGCACATCGGCCAGGACACCCGCGAACTGCGCCTGTCACAGGAGCGCGGTGCGTTCCTGATCAACGACGGCCTGATGTTCATTACCGATACCCGCGTCACTGCCTGGCGCGAGGCCGACAACGGCCCGGCCACCTTCCGCGATCCCAAGGAGTTCCGCCCCTTCCTGGTGTCCTGGGGCGGTAGCGAGCTGTACATCGCCAGCAGCGTGATCACCAGCCTGGGTTACGACAACTCCAAGTCCTATGGCGTGTCGATCACCCAGTACACGCCGAACATGCATGCACGCCTGCAACGCCCGGAACCGACCGGCTGGTTGATCGACTCGGAATTCGTCGACCACTGGTACGGCTTCTACTGCTACGAGGCGCAGAACGTGGTGATCAAGGGCAACACCTACCGCGACAACATCGTCTACGGCATCGACCCGCACGACCGCTCGCACGGCCTGATCATCGCCGAGAACGAGGTGTTCGGTACCAAGAAGAAGCACGGCATCATCATCTCGCGCGAGGTCAACGATAGCTGGATCATCAACAACCAGAGCTACGACAACAAGCTCTCGGGCATCGTCATCGACCGTAACAGCGTGCGCAACCTGATCGCCCACAACCGCGTGCACGGCAACCACTCCGACGGCATCACCCTGTACGAGAGCGGCGACAACCTGCTGTGGGGCAATCAGGTGCTGGGCAACCAGCGCCACGGCATACGCATCCGCAACAGCGAGAACATCCGCCTGTACGAGAACGTCGCGGCGCTCAACCAGCTCACCGGCGTCTACGGCCACATCAAGGATCTGTCCGACACCGACCGCAACCTGAAGCTCGACCCGTTCGACACCAAGGTGTCGATGATCATCGTCGGCGGCACCCTGGCCGGTAACGGCTCCAGCCCCATCAACATCGACTCGCCGCTGTCGGTCGAGCTGTACCGCGTGAAGATGCTCGCCCCGAGCAAGAGCACCGGCATCCAGCTGGCCGGCATTCTCGGCGAGAAACAGGACGAAATCCTCGACCTGCTGCTGCGCAAGCGCCAACCCGTGCTGATCGACCCGGTCGGCCCTGCGCAGATGACCAACTGA
- a CDS encoding mannuronate-specific alginate lyase encodes MHRLSPLALLSALLLSSAAHAALQPPAGYRAPVEQRQGHAAPCSAAPQPYIGEMHFTSKYAGSDSARATLNARAEKSFRQQTSDITRLEKEAGRLITGYMRTGQRERLDCAIQWLDRWASADALESERFNHTGKSIRKWALGSLAGAWLRLKFSESQPLKDYPEQSERIERWFLNLAEHTVREWSDLPLKKINNHSYWAAWSVMAVAVVSDRRDLFDWSVEQFRVAANQVDDEGFLPNEIRRRQRALAYHNYALPPLAMIAAFAQANGVDLRGENHGALQRLAERVLEGAQNPKIFAQRSGAKQDMGELRKDYKYAWLAPYCSLYDCGPQARELNKDMGPFNSFRLGGEVTQVFGKP; translated from the coding sequence ATGCACAGACTCTCGCCACTTGCCCTGCTCAGCGCCCTGCTGCTCAGCAGTGCGGCGCATGCCGCCCTGCAACCACCCGCCGGTTACCGCGCCCCCGTGGAGCAGCGCCAGGGACATGCCGCGCCCTGCTCGGCAGCGCCGCAGCCGTACATCGGCGAGATGCACTTCACCAGCAAGTACGCCGGCTCCGACAGCGCGCGCGCCACGCTCAATGCCCGTGCGGAGAAGAGCTTCCGCCAGCAGACCTCCGACATCACCCGCCTGGAGAAGGAAGCCGGGCGGCTGATCACCGGCTACATGCGCACCGGCCAGCGCGAGCGCCTGGACTGCGCTATCCAGTGGCTGGATCGCTGGGCCAGTGCCGATGCCCTGGAATCCGAGCGTTTCAATCACACCGGCAAGTCGATCCGCAAATGGGCGCTGGGCAGCCTCGCCGGCGCCTGGCTACGCCTGAAGTTCTCCGAGTCGCAGCCGCTGAAGGACTACCCCGAGCAGAGCGAGCGCATCGAGCGCTGGTTCCTCAACCTGGCCGAACACACCGTGCGCGAGTGGAGCGACCTGCCGCTGAAGAAGATCAACAACCACAGCTACTGGGCCGCCTGGTCGGTGATGGCGGTGGCGGTGGTCAGTGACCGGCGCGACCTGTTCGACTGGTCCGTGGAGCAGTTCCGCGTCGCCGCCAACCAGGTGGACGACGAAGGCTTTCTGCCCAACGAGATACGTCGCCGCCAGCGCGCCCTGGCCTACCACAACTACGCCCTGCCACCGCTGGCGATGATCGCCGCCTTCGCCCAGGCCAACGGCGTCGATCTGCGCGGCGAGAACCATGGCGCCCTGCAGCGCCTGGCCGAGCGAGTGCTGGAGGGGGCGCAGAACCCGAAGATCTTCGCCCAGCGCAGCGGCGCCAAGCAGGACATGGGCGAACTGCGCAAGGACTACAAGTACGCCTGGCTGGCACCCTACTGCAGCCTTTACGACTGCGGCCCGCAAGCCCGCGAACTGAACAAGGACATGGGGCCGTTCAACAGCTTCCGCTTAGGTGGCGAGGTGACCCAGGTGTTCGGCAAACCGTAG
- a CDS encoding SDR family oxidoreductase yields the protein MADQPNVLITGCSSGIGRALADAFQAAGYAVWATARKEADLANLQQAGFHALHLDVNDAEAAQALAKRLEGEIGGLDVLINNAGYGAMGPLLDGGVEAMRQQFETNVFAIVGVTRAFFPLLRRSRGLVVNIGSVSAVLVTPFAGAYCASKAAVHALSDALRMELAPFSIDVMEVQPGAIASSFGSNATQQAEALIRQDSPWWPLREGIRARANASQDKPTPASDFATQLLAAVQRDKRPRLLRLGNGSRALPLTATLVPKALLERILRKRFGLARAL from the coding sequence ATGGCTGATCAACCCAACGTCCTTATCACCGGCTGCTCCAGCGGCATAGGTCGCGCTCTGGCCGATGCCTTCCAGGCGGCCGGCTACGCTGTCTGGGCCACCGCACGCAAGGAGGCGGATTTGGCCAATCTGCAACAGGCCGGCTTCCATGCGCTGCACCTGGACGTCAACGATGCCGAGGCCGCGCAAGCCCTGGCCAAGCGCCTGGAAGGTGAAATCGGCGGCCTCGACGTGCTGATCAACAATGCCGGCTACGGCGCCATGGGGCCGCTGCTCGATGGCGGCGTGGAAGCCATGCGTCAGCAATTCGAGACCAACGTCTTCGCCATCGTCGGCGTGACCCGCGCCTTCTTCCCGCTGCTGCGTCGCAGCCGTGGTCTGGTGGTCAACATCGGCAGCGTCTCGGCAGTACTGGTCACACCATTCGCCGGCGCCTACTGCGCCTCCAAGGCCGCCGTGCATGCCTTGAGCGACGCCCTGCGCATGGAGCTGGCGCCTTTCTCCATCGATGTCATGGAAGTGCAGCCGGGCGCTATCGCCTCCAGCTTCGGCAGCAACGCCACCCAGCAGGCCGAGGCGCTGATCCGCCAGGACTCACCCTGGTGGCCGCTGCGCGAAGGCATCCGCGCCCGCGCCAACGCCTCGCAGGACAAACCTACGCCGGCCAGCGATTTCGCCACGCAGCTTCTGGCCGCCGTGCAGCGTGACAAACGCCCGCGCCTGCTACGCCTGGGCAATGGCAGCCGTGCCCTGCCGCTGACCGCCACCCTGGTGCCCAAGGCACTGCTGGAACGGATACTGCGCAAACGCTTCGGCCTGGCTCGCGCGCTATGA
- a CDS encoding alginate O-acetyltransferase codes for MTRSFKTLYVALFLLALLPTSLLALSSLASYDMPADPKVLDGELARSIEHHYDEEFPLKQFGINLWAALEYLAFGEGRAGLVIGEDGWLYSDEEFDAVADGQRQIRDNLALIRGVQRQLEQRDIHLLLAIVPAKTRLYPEHTGSHSPSALQRNLYPSFHQAVQAAGIAAPDLLGPLQAAKRDEQVFLRTDTHWTPEGAEVAARTLSEVIRSAVPLRGEPQQFVTETVETRDHQGDLTRFLPLAPLFDSLMPRADRLQQRETHAAQAGGGDLFGDSDIPVALVGTSYSANPSWNFVGALRQYLERDVVNHAEEGQGPLVPMLKYLQSDELKNNPPQVVIWEFPERYLPMAGDLNDFDPNWLAALKADGEQQKLAAANR; via the coding sequence ATGACACGTTCATTCAAGACCCTTTACGTCGCCCTGTTCCTTCTGGCCTTGCTGCCCACCAGCCTGCTGGCCCTGTCCAGCCTGGCCAGCTACGACATGCCGGCAGACCCCAAGGTGCTCGACGGCGAACTGGCCAGAAGCATCGAGCACCACTACGACGAGGAGTTTCCCCTCAAGCAGTTCGGCATCAACCTCTGGGCCGCCCTGGAGTACCTGGCCTTCGGCGAGGGCCGCGCCGGCCTGGTGATCGGTGAGGACGGCTGGCTGTACTCGGACGAGGAATTCGATGCGGTGGCAGACGGTCAACGCCAGATCCGCGACAACCTGGCGCTGATCCGCGGTGTGCAGCGTCAGCTCGAACAGCGCGACATCCACCTGCTGCTGGCCATCGTCCCGGCCAAGACCCGTCTGTACCCGGAGCACACCGGCAGCCATAGCCCCAGCGCTCTGCAACGCAACCTCTACCCGAGCTTCCATCAGGCCGTGCAGGCTGCCGGCATCGCCGCACCGGATCTACTCGGCCCGCTGCAGGCGGCCAAACGGGACGAACAGGTGTTCCTGCGTACCGACACGCACTGGACACCGGAAGGCGCCGAGGTGGCCGCCCGCACCCTCAGCGAGGTGATCCGCAGCGCCGTACCGCTGCGCGGCGAGCCGCAGCAGTTCGTCACCGAAACCGTGGAAACCCGCGATCACCAGGGCGACCTGACCCGCTTCCTGCCACTGGCGCCGCTGTTCGACAGCCTGATGCCGCGCGCCGACCGTCTGCAGCAGCGCGAAACCCACGCCGCCCAGGCCGGCGGTGGCGATCTGTTCGGCGACAGCGACATACCGGTGGCCCTGGTCGGCACCAGCTACAGCGCCAATCCCTCGTGGAACTTCGTCGGCGCCCTGCGCCAGTACCTCGAGCGCGATGTGGTCAACCACGCCGAGGAAGGCCAGGGCCCGCTGGTGCCGATGCTCAAGTACCTGCAGAGCGATGAACTGAAGAACAACCCGCCGCAGGTGGTGATCTGGGAATTCCCCGAGCGCTACCTGCCGATGGCCGGTGACCTGAACGATTTCGACCCGAACTGGCTCGCCGCCCTCAAGGCAGACGGCGAGCAGCAAAAACTGGCTGCGGCCAATCGCTGA
- a CDS encoding alginate O-acetyltransferase AlgF: MKTQTTLRRFTLGACALALGLGMLQAHAGDAALYGPKAPKGSAFVRAYNAGNAELDVKVGEVQLKQVAPLGSSDFKFLPAGSYQAQVGSNALPVKLEAAHYYTLVNQTGSAPRLVEEPAFSNKQKAMLRVQNLSDSKLSVKTADGKTPVVADVAPNGRGEREINPVKVGLALFAGDKKITDLKPVTLERGEVVSLFVTGGQGKLSPVWVKRPIDG; this comes from the coding sequence ATGAAGACTCAAACCACCCTTCGTCGCTTCACCCTCGGTGCCTGCGCCCTGGCTCTCGGTCTGGGCATGCTCCAGGCTCACGCTGGTGACGCGGCCCTGTACGGGCCGAAAGCGCCCAAGGGCTCGGCCTTCGTCCGCGCCTACAACGCTGGCAATGCCGAGCTGGACGTCAAGGTCGGCGAGGTGCAGCTCAAGCAGGTCGCGCCGCTGGGCTCCAGCGACTTCAAGTTCCTGCCCGCGGGTAGCTACCAGGCTCAGGTCGGCAGCAACGCCCTGCCGGTGAAACTGGAAGCCGCGCACTACTACACCCTGGTCAACCAGACCGGCAGCGCGCCGCGCCTGGTGGAGGAGCCGGCCTTCAGCAACAAGCAGAAGGCCATGCTGCGCGTGCAGAACCTCAGCGACAGCAAGCTCAGCGTGAAGACCGCCGACGGCAAGACGCCGGTGGTCGCCGACGTGGCGCCGAACGGTCGCGGTGAGCGCGAGATCAACCCGGTCAAGGTCGGCCTGGCGCTGTTTGCCGGCGACAAGAAGATCACCGACCTCAAGCCGGTCACCCTCGAGCGCGGCGAAGTGGTCAGCCTGTTCGTCACCGGCGGCCAGGGCAAGTTGTCGCCAGTGTGGGTCAAGCGCCCCATCGACGGTTGA
- a CDS encoding multidrug transporter, whose protein sequence is MLFGAVLVITWLILLIRYPSKALPVSAAALIGLGLVATWVIWQESREARDLAHLELRIQYAPQQCPADRPLAVELKNGSDAALQELHWQVAAYRPGTSTNLAQRLYESPRYDGPGELLPGETWEDCLPLPDLRSGYRPQTLEFRAERLQGRFVR, encoded by the coding sequence ATGCTGTTCGGTGCCGTACTCGTCATCACCTGGCTGATCCTGCTGATCCGCTACCCGAGCAAGGCCCTGCCCGTCTCGGCAGCGGCGCTCATCGGCCTGGGCCTGGTGGCGACCTGGGTGATCTGGCAGGAAAGCCGCGAGGCCCGCGATCTCGCCCATCTCGAACTGCGCATCCAGTACGCACCACAACAATGCCCGGCTGACCGACCATTGGCCGTGGAGCTGAAGAACGGCAGCGACGCGGCTCTGCAGGAACTGCATTGGCAAGTGGCCGCCTACCGCCCCGGCACCAGTACCAACCTGGCTCAACGCCTGTACGAATCGCCGCGCTACGACGGCCCTGGCGAGCTGTTACCCGGCGAAACCTGGGAAGACTGCCTGCCCCTACCCGACTTGCGCAGCGGCTACCGCCCGCAAACCCTGGAGTTCCGCGCCGAACGCCTGCAGGGCAGGTTCGTCCGCTGA
- a CDS encoding mannose-1-phosphate guanylyltransferase/mannose-6-phosphate isomerase has product MTPIILSGGSGSRLWPLSRKLYPKQFLALTGEQTLFQQTLQRLAFDGMQPPVLVANQEHRFIVQEQLEQIGQQAQLLLLEPFGRNTAPAVAMAALQLLAEGRDELMLVLPADHVLDDQQAFRQALALATVAAEKGEMVLFGVPANRPETGYGYIRGQADEELPEGVARVASFVEKPDAQRATEYVKSGDYFWNSGMFLFRASRFLEELKHHDVDIYDTCLLALERSQRKDVEIAIDPATFACCPDNSIDYAVMEKTSRACVVPLAAGWNDVGSWSSIWEVHDKDDAGNVTKGDVVVEDSRNCLIHGNGKLVSVLGLDDIVVVETKDAMMVAHKDRVQDVKKLVSRLDKQGRSETQNHCEVYRPWGSYDSVDMGGRFQVKHITVKPGAQLSLQMHHHRAEHWIVVSGTAKVTCDDREFLLTENQSCYIPMTSVHRLANPGKIPLEIIEVQSGTYLGEDDIERLEDVYGRSDALAVGAAH; this is encoded by the coding sequence ATGACCCCCATCATCCTTTCCGGTGGCAGCGGCTCCCGACTCTGGCCTCTTTCGCGCAAGCTGTATCCCAAGCAGTTCCTCGCCCTGACCGGCGAGCAAACCCTGTTCCAGCAGACTCTGCAGCGCCTCGCGTTCGACGGCATGCAGCCGCCGGTACTGGTGGCCAACCAGGAACACCGTTTCATCGTCCAGGAGCAACTGGAGCAGATCGGCCAGCAGGCGCAGTTGCTGCTGCTCGAACCCTTCGGCCGCAACACCGCACCAGCGGTGGCCATGGCCGCCCTGCAACTGCTGGCCGAAGGCCGTGACGAGCTGATGCTGGTACTGCCGGCCGACCACGTGCTGGATGACCAGCAGGCCTTCCGCCAGGCCCTGGCCCTGGCCACCGTGGCCGCCGAGAAAGGTGAAATGGTGCTGTTCGGCGTGCCGGCCAACCGCCCGGAAACCGGCTACGGCTACATCCGCGGCCAGGCCGACGAGGAACTGCCCGAAGGCGTGGCGCGGGTCGCCAGCTTCGTCGAGAAACCCGACGCCCAGCGCGCCACCGAATACGTGAAGAGCGGCGACTACTTCTGGAACAGCGGCATGTTCCTGTTCCGCGCCAGCCGTTTCCTGGAAGAACTCAAGCATCACGACGTGGACATCTACGACACCTGCCTGCTGGCCCTGGAGCGCAGCCAGCGCAAGGACGTCGAGATCGCCATCGACCCGGCCACCTTCGCCTGCTGCCCGGACAACTCCATCGACTACGCGGTGATGGAGAAGACCAGCCGCGCCTGCGTGGTGCCGCTGGCCGCCGGCTGGAACGACGTCGGTAGCTGGTCGTCGATCTGGGAAGTGCACGACAAGGACGACGCTGGCAACGTCACCAAGGGCGACGTGGTGGTCGAGGACAGCCGCAACTGCCTGATCCACGGCAACGGCAAGCTGGTCTCGGTGCTCGGCCTGGACGACATCGTCGTGGTGGAAACCAAGGACGCCATGATGGTGGCGCACAAGGATCGCGTGCAGGACGTCAAGAAGCTGGTGAGCAGGCTCGACAAGCAGGGCCGCAGCGAAACCCAGAACCATTGCGAGGTGTACCGCCCCTGGGGCTCGTACGACTCGGTGGACATGGGCGGGCGCTTCCAGGTCAAGCACATCACCGTCAAACCGGGTGCGCAGCTCTCCTTGCAGATGCACCACCACCGCGCCGAGCACTGGATCGTGGTCTCCGGCACGGCCAAGGTGACCTGCGACGACCGTGAGTTCCTGCTCACCGAGAACCAGTCCTGCTACATCCCGATGACCTCGGTGCACCGCCTGGCCAACCCGGGCAAGATCCCGCTGGAAATCATCGAAGTGCAATCGGGCACCTACCTGGGTGAGGACGACATCGAGCGCCTGGAGGATGTCTATGGGCGCAGCGATGCGCTAGCCGTCGGCGCCGCCCATTGA
- a CDS encoding MBOAT family O-acyltransferase, producing the protein MVFSSNVFLFLFLPIFLGLYYLCPNRGRNLLILIGSYIFYAWWRVDFLLLFAAVTLWNYVFGLRIQANAGTEAARRWVVAGVVGNLATLGYFKYANFGVANINAVLESMGFEPFVLTSVILPIGISFYIFQSISYLIDVYRKDTEPTRNLINFAAFIALFPQLIAGPVLRYKDLADQFTDRTHSLDKFSEGATRFMQGFVKKVFIADSLAPLVDHCFALQNPSTGDAWLGMIAYTAQLYFDFSGYSDMAIGLGLMMGFRFMENFNQPYISQSITEFWRRWHISLSTWLRDYLYVPLGGNRHGTFNTYRNLFLTMLLGGFWHGANWTFLIWGAWHGTWLAIERALGVKAAPTVFNPLKWAFTLLLVMLGWVIFRAENLEVAGRMYAALLPFGDWHLSELTVAQISSLQMVTLALAWGVIAVNGARQFLGQRQGTAEQWLPSGVGVMSRVHHRTLVLQGALLLLFCVSLLKLSAQSYSPFLYFQF; encoded by the coding sequence ATGGTCTTTTCATCCAACGTCTTTTTGTTCCTGTTCCTGCCGATCTTCCTCGGCCTGTACTACCTGTGCCCGAACCGCGGGCGCAACCTGCTGATCCTGATCGGCAGCTACATCTTCTACGCCTGGTGGCGGGTGGACTTCCTCCTGCTGTTCGCCGCCGTGACGCTGTGGAACTACGTCTTCGGCCTGCGCATCCAGGCCAACGCCGGCACCGAGGCGGCGCGGCGCTGGGTGGTGGCCGGGGTGGTCGGCAACCTGGCCACGCTGGGCTACTTCAAGTACGCCAACTTCGGGGTGGCCAACATCAATGCCGTACTCGAATCCATGGGTTTCGAGCCCTTCGTGCTGACCTCGGTGATCCTGCCAATCGGCATCTCCTTCTACATCTTCCAGTCCATCAGCTACCTGATCGACGTGTACCGCAAGGACACCGAGCCGACCCGCAACCTGATCAACTTCGCTGCCTTCATCGCCCTGTTCCCGCAACTGATCGCCGGCCCCGTGCTGCGCTACAAGGATCTGGCCGACCAGTTCACCGACCGCACCCACAGCCTGGACAAGTTCAGCGAAGGCGCCACACGTTTCATGCAGGGTTTCGTCAAGAAGGTGTTCATCGCCGACAGCCTGGCGCCGCTGGTGGATCACTGCTTCGCCCTGCAGAACCCCAGCACCGGCGATGCCTGGCTGGGCATGATCGCCTACACCGCGCAGCTATATTTCGACTTCTCCGGCTACAGCGACATGGCCATCGGCCTGGGCCTGATGATGGGCTTCCGTTTCATGGAGAACTTCAACCAGCCCTATATCAGCCAGTCGATCACCGAGTTCTGGCGGCGCTGGCACATCAGCCTGTCCACCTGGCTGCGCGATTACCTCTACGTGCCCCTGGGCGGCAACCGTCACGGCACCTTCAACACCTACCGCAACCTGTTCCTGACCATGCTGCTCGGTGGTTTCTGGCACGGCGCGAACTGGACCTTCCTGATCTGGGGCGCCTGGCACGGCACCTGGCTGGCCATCGAGCGCGCCCTGGGAGTGAAGGCCGCACCGACCGTCTTCAACCCGCTGAAATGGGCCTTCACCCTGCTGCTGGTGATGCTTGGCTGGGTGATCTTCCGCGCCGAGAACCTTGAGGTGGCCGGGCGCATGTACGCCGCACTGCTGCCCTTCGGCGACTGGCACCTGAGCGAGCTGACCGTGGCACAGATCAGCAGCCTGCAGATGGTCACCCTGGCCCTGGCCTGGGGGGTGATCGCCGTCAACGGTGCACGCCAGTTCCTCGGCCAACGCCAGGGCACGGCCGAGCAATGGCTGCCCAGCGGCGTCGGGGTGATGAGCCGCGTGCACCACCGCACCCTGGTGCTGCAAGGCGCCCTGCTCCTGCTGTTCTGCGTCTCGCTGCTCAAGCTCTCGGCGCAGAGCTACTCCCCCTTCCTCTACTTCCAGTTCTGA
- a CDS encoding alginate O-acetyltransferase produces MSVSKLKTLALAVTCAAYGSLLQAAERPAPEYQVQDCCSLCPAAHDASNYTTNYMKNFVTLLDARDGWLFRSVEDLRTEFGTNETGYRYLKELRDGLKQRGVELVVVYQPTRGLVNREKLAPEEYQRFDYDKALRNYRQTLARFEQLGIWVPDLTPLTDEKDAKEFYFRRDQHWTPYGAERTARLVAETIKRIPGFSDLPQKEFVTERIGLMGKTGTMQNVASQLCGTGYAVQYVDQFLTEPKDASGGDALFGDESSPQIALIGTSHSGKNYNFGGFLEQYLGTDVLNAAFPGGGLEGAMLEYLASDAFQNDPPKIIVWEFSPLYDLASDKTHRQLMAALNNGCSGQTALLSSEKRLRPGSNEVLVNGQNKLLTLPGNRHQLDLRFSDTSIKRIDATIWYLNGQREQLKLEKPNTVDTDGRFTFELRDGPGWGEENFFALELQKPEDSADDVKVQASLCQRPSGPAQQVAHNATES; encoded by the coding sequence ATGAGCGTATCCAAACTCAAGACCCTCGCCCTGGCGGTGACCTGCGCCGCCTACGGCAGCCTGCTGCAGGCCGCCGAACGCCCCGCTCCAGAGTATCAGGTGCAGGACTGCTGCTCGCTGTGCCCGGCCGCGCACGATGCCAGCAACTACACCACCAACTACATGAAGAACTTCGTCACCCTGCTCGACGCCCGCGATGGCTGGCTGTTCCGCAGCGTGGAAGACCTGCGCACCGAGTTCGGCACCAACGAGACCGGCTACCGCTACCTCAAGGAACTGCGCGACGGCCTCAAGCAACGTGGCGTGGAACTGGTGGTGGTCTACCAACCCACGCGCGGCCTGGTCAATCGGGAAAAGCTCGCCCCCGAGGAGTACCAGCGCTTCGATTACGACAAGGCCCTGCGCAACTACCGCCAGACCCTGGCGCGCTTCGAGCAACTGGGCATCTGGGTGCCGGATCTGACGCCGCTGACCGACGAGAAGGACGCCAAGGAGTTCTACTTCCGCCGCGACCAGCACTGGACCCCCTACGGCGCCGAACGCACCGCGCGCCTGGTGGCCGAGACGATCAAGCGCATCCCCGGCTTCAGCGATCTGCCGCAGAAGGAGTTCGTCACCGAGCGCATCGGCCTGATGGGCAAGACCGGCACCATGCAGAATGTCGCCAGCCAGCTCTGCGGCACCGGCTATGCCGTGCAGTACGTCGACCAGTTCCTCACCGAACCCAAGGATGCCAGTGGCGGCGATGCCCTGTTCGGCGACGAAAGCAGCCCGCAGATCGCTCTGATCGGTACCAGCCACAGCGGCAAGAACTACAACTTCGGCGGTTTTCTCGAACAGTACCTGGGCACCGACGTGCTCAACGCCGCCTTCCCCGGCGGCGGCCTGGAAGGGGCGATGCTCGAATACCTGGCCAGCGATGCGTTCCAGAATGACCCGCCGAAAATCATCGTGTGGGAATTCTCACCGCTCTACGACCTGGCCTCGGACAAGACCCACCGCCAGCTCATGGCGGCGCTGAACAATGGCTGCAGCGGCCAGACCGCGTTGCTGAGCAGCGAGAAACGCCTGCGCCCCGGCAGCAACGAGGTGCTGGTCAATGGCCAGAACAAGTTGCTGACCCTGCCCGGCAACCGCCACCAGCTTGACCTGCGTTTCAGCGACACCTCGATCAAGCGCATCGACGCGACCATCTGGTACCTCAATGGCCAGCGCGAACAGCTCAAGCTGGAAAAGCCCAACACCGTCGACACCGACGGGCGTTTCACCTTCGAGCTGCGCGACGGGCCGGGCTGGGGCGAGGAGAACTTCTTCGCCCTGGAACTCCAGAAGCCCGAGGACAGCGCCGACGACGTCAAGGTGCAGGCCAGCCTGTGCCAACGTCCCTCCGGCCCTGCCCAGCAGGTCGCCCACAACGCCACCGAAAGCTGA